In the Staphylococcus sp. IVB6240 genome, one interval contains:
- the qoxA gene encoding cytochrome aa3 quinol oxidase subunit II, producing the protein MSKLKSLLLTFGTLLLLTGCSNMEVLNPKGPQASELRFLIIYSIIFMVGIVAVVCILFAVFTWKYRYEKTTESGKVHHNALLETVWFIIPVFILVALMIPTVKSLYDFEEPPKSEDDPIVVYAVSGGYKWFFAYPEEKIETVNHLTIPTNRPITFKLQAMDTMTSFWIPQLHGQKYAMTGMTMEWTMQADEEGTYRGRNSNFNGEGFSRHTFQVNAVSQEKYDEWVKKAQSEKVIDQDTFDKQLLPITENEQLTFSGTHMAFVDPAADPEYIFHAYKRFNFVQKDLNFTHDQTTGVLSEPNKPARKVTVTNENYPRHGMKPAILKNDEKYDNEFKKDEEHTIDEMESIQKGAKDAEAHKNHKSGGGH; encoded by the coding sequence GTGTCAAAATTAAAGTCTTTGCTTCTAACGTTTGGAACACTGTTACTATTAACAGGCTGTTCTAATATGGAAGTCTTAAACCCAAAAGGGCCACAAGCAAGTGAATTGAGATTCTTGATTATCTACTCAATTATCTTCATGGTTGGCATTGTTGCGGTTGTATGTATCCTTTTTGCTGTTTTCACATGGAAGTATCGTTATGAGAAAACAACAGAATCAGGAAAAGTACACCACAACGCATTACTTGAAACAGTATGGTTTATCATTCCTGTATTCATTTTAGTTGCATTAATGATTCCTACTGTTAAATCACTTTACGATTTTGAGGAGCCACCAAAATCTGAAGACGACCCAATCGTTGTCTACGCAGTGAGCGGTGGTTACAAATGGTTCTTCGCATATCCTGAGGAAAAAATTGAAACAGTGAACCATTTAACAATTCCTACTAATCGTCCAATTACGTTCAAGCTTCAAGCGATGGACACAATGACAAGTTTCTGGATTCCACAACTTCACGGTCAAAAATATGCGATGACTGGAATGACAATGGAATGGACGATGCAAGCAGATGAGGAAGGTACTTACCGTGGACGTAACTCTAACTTCAATGGTGAAGGTTTCTCACGCCATACTTTCCAAGTTAACGCAGTAAGTCAAGAAAAATACGATGAATGGGTGAAAAAAGCGCAATCAGAGAAAGTCATCGATCAAGATACTTTCGACAAACAACTTTTACCTATCACGGAAAATGAACAGTTAACATTCAGCGGTACGCATATGGCATTCGTAGACCCGGCTGCAGATCCGGAATACATTTTCCATGCATACAAACGCTTCAACTTTGTTCAGAAGGACTTAAACTTCACACATGATCAAACAACAGGTGTTTTAAGCGAACCGAACAAACCAGCACGTAAAGTGACGGTTACGAATGAAAACTACCCACGCCATGGTATGAAACCTGCCATCCTTAAGAACGATGAAAAGTATGACAATGAGTTCAAGAAGGATGAAGAACATACAATTGATGAAATGGAATCAATTCAAAAAGGTGCCAAAGATGCAGAGGCACACAAAAATCATAAAAGTGGAGGTGGACATTAA
- the qoxB gene encoding cytochrome aa3 quinol oxidase subunit I, giving the protein MNFPWDELLVRGNWMITMAQISAPFLVIGVIAAITYFKLWGYLYKEWFMSVDHKKIGLMYLICAVLMFVRGGIDAILLRIQLTIPDNPFLDSNHYNEIFSTHGVIMIIFMAMPLVIGLMNIIVPLQIGARDVAFPVLNNISFWLFVAGMLLFNLSFIVGGSPAAGWTNYAPLAGEFSPGPGVNYYLVAIQISGIGTLITGINFFVTIMRLKSPSMKFMQMPMFVVTTFITMLIILLAFPPLTVALALMTTDRIFDTAFFTVANGGMPMLWANFFWVWGHPEVYILVLPAFGIYSEIIPTFARKRLFGHQSMVWATGGIAFLSFLVWVHHFFTMGNGALVNSFFSISTALISVPTGVKMFNWLFTLHKGRITFESPMLFSLAFIPNFVIGGVTGVMLSMASADFQYHNSYFLVAHFHYTIVAGVVFACFAAMIFWYPKAMGYKLFEKPNKWFFWLFMIGFNVTFLPQFILGLDGMPRRLYTYGPEEGWFLLNLISTIGAAMMSVAFLIFVGNIVYSHLKAPREATGDNWGGLGRGLEWSTASAIPPKYNFAITPEWDDIDTFVEMKQHGKHYLDNHNYTDIHMPNNTHIGFWMGVFFTIGGFFLIFETLLPAILSLVGICGLMIWRSFQEDHGYHIPASEVAETEARLRKARQEEREAMSHE; this is encoded by the coding sequence ATGAACTTTCCATGGGATGAGCTTCTCGTACGTGGTAACTGGATGATTACCATGGCTCAAATTAGTGCACCATTCTTAGTAATTGGTGTCATTGCCGCAATTACGTACTTTAAGCTTTGGGGATATTTATACAAGGAATGGTTCATGTCAGTCGACCACAAGAAGATTGGTTTAATGTACCTAATCTGTGCCGTGTTAATGTTTGTTCGTGGTGGTATTGATGCGATCCTACTACGTATCCAATTAACAATTCCGGACAACCCATTCTTAGACTCAAATCACTATAACGAAATCTTTTCAACGCACGGTGTAATCATGATCATCTTCATGGCGATGCCACTTGTAATTGGTTTAATGAACATCATTGTTCCATTACAAATCGGTGCACGTGACGTTGCATTCCCAGTACTTAACAATATTAGTTTCTGGTTATTTGTAGCAGGTATGTTATTATTCAACCTTTCATTTATTGTTGGTGGATCTCCTGCTGCAGGTTGGACAAACTATGCGCCATTAGCTGGTGAGTTTAGTCCAGGACCTGGTGTGAACTATTACCTAGTCGCAATCCAAATTTCAGGTATTGGTACACTTATTACAGGTATCAACTTCTTTGTAACAATTATGAGATTAAAATCTCCAAGTATGAAATTTATGCAAATGCCAATGTTTGTTGTGACAACATTTATCACAATGTTAATCATCTTATTAGCATTCCCACCACTTACAGTAGCACTTGCATTAATGACTACTGATAGAATTTTCGATACAGCGTTCTTTACAGTAGCTAATGGTGGTATGCCAATGCTTTGGGCAAACTTCTTCTGGGTATGGGGGCACCCTGAGGTATACATTCTTGTTCTTCCAGCATTCGGTATCTACTCAGAAATTATTCCAACATTCGCACGTAAACGTCTATTCGGTCACCAAAGCATGGTATGGGCGACAGGCGGTATCGCGTTCTTAAGTTTCTTAGTTTGGGTTCACCATTTCTTCACAATGGGTAATGGTGCATTAGTTAACTCATTCTTCTCTATTAGTACAGCGTTAATCTCTGTACCAACAGGTGTGAAAATGTTTAACTGGTTATTCACACTTCACAAAGGTCGTATTACATTTGAATCACCAATGTTATTCTCACTTGCGTTCATTCCGAACTTCGTAATCGGTGGGGTAACAGGGGTTATGTTATCAATGGCGTCTGCGGACTTCCAATACCATAACTCATATTTCTTAGTAGCACACTTCCACTACACAATCGTAGCGGGTGTAGTATTCGCTTGTTTCGCTGCCATGATTTTCTGGTATCCGAAAGCAATGGGATACAAGTTATTTGAAAAACCTAACAAATGGTTCTTCTGGTTATTCATGATTGGTTTCAACGTGACATTCTTACCACAATTCATCTTAGGTCTTGATGGTATGCCACGTCGTCTATACACTTATGGTCCAGAAGAAGGTTGGTTCTTATTGAACCTTATCTCAACAATTGGTGCAGCTATGATGTCAGTAGCATTCCTTATCTTCGTAGGAAACATTGTTTACAGTCATCTTAAAGCACCACGTGAAGCAACTGGCGACAACTGGGGCGGCTTAGGTCGTGGCTTAGAATGGTCAACGGCATCTGCAATCCCACCAAAATACAACTTTGCAATTACACCAGAATGGGATGACATCGATACATTCGTTGAAATGAAACAACATGGTAAACACTATTTAGATAACCATAATTACACTGACATTCACATGCCGAATAATACACATATCGGTTTCTGGATGGGTGTGTTCTTCACAATCGGTGGTTTCTTCTTAATCTTTGAAACATTACTTCCAGCGATCCTTTCATTAGTAGGTATCTGTGGATTAATGATTTGGAGAAGTTTCCAAGAAGATCATGGTTACCATATCCCTGCTAGCGAAGTTGCTGAAACTGAAGCACGTTTAAGAAAAGCACGTCAGGAAGAAAGGGAGGCTATGAGTCATGAGTAA
- the qoxC gene encoding cytochrome aa3 quinol oxidase subunit III: MSNNNVTTIDSRTHEGNLNKLGFWIFLTAEFALFGTLFATLLILQHGGSYGGMMTTELFELPLVLIMTFLLLASSYTCGIAIYYMRQEKKKLLLIWMAITVLLGVGFVGFEIFEFAHYAHEGATPQIGSYWSSFFILLGTHGLHVSLGIVWITGLLIQVVKRGLNKYNAPKLFISSLYWHFLDVIWIFIFTAVYMIGMVYSG; this comes from the coding sequence ATGAGTAATAACAATGTCACTACAATTGATTCACGTACGCATGAAGGAAATTTAAACAAGCTAGGCTTCTGGATCTTCCTTACAGCTGAATTCGCACTTTTTGGTACGCTTTTCGCAACGTTGTTAATCTTGCAACATGGTGGTAGCTATGGCGGTATGATGACAACTGAATTGTTTGAACTTCCGCTTGTATTAATTATGACATTCTTACTTTTAGCAAGTTCTTATACTTGTGGTATCGCAATCTACTACATGCGCCAAGAAAAGAAAAAGTTACTTTTAATTTGGATGGCAATCACTGTATTATTAGGTGTTGGCTTCGTTGGATTCGAGATTTTCGAATTCGCGCACTATGCACATGAAGGTGCTACGCCACAAATTGGATCTTATTGGTCAAGTTTCTTTATCTTACTTGGTACACACGGTCTTCACGTATCTTTAGGTATCGTGTGGATTACAGGATTACTAATCCAAGTTGTAAAACGTGGATTGAATAAGTACAATGCGCCGAAGTTATTTATTTCAAGTTTATACTGGCACTTCTTAGATGTTATCTGGATTTTCATCTTCACTGCCGTGTATATGATAGGGATGGTGTATAGCGGATGA
- the qoxD gene encoding cytochrome aa3 quinol oxidase subunit IV, whose protein sequence is MSTLVKHTIGFIASIILTLLAVFVTLYTSLALNAKITIIFGFAFIQAFLQLLMFMHLTEGKDGRLQLAKVIFAIIITLVTVIGSYWVMQGAHGHHL, encoded by the coding sequence ATGAGTACTTTAGTAAAACATACAATAGGCTTCATCGCCTCAATTATCTTAACGTTACTAGCAGTTTTTGTAACTCTTTATACGTCATTAGCATTAAATGCTAAAATCACAATTATTTTTGGTTTTGCATTTATTCAAGCATTCTTACAACTCCTTATGTTCATGCACTTAACTGAAGGTAAAGATGGTCGTTTACAACTTGCAAAAGTTATTTTCGCCATTATTATTACACTTGTTACAGTTATCGGTTCATACTGGGTAATGCAAGGTGCTCACGGTCACCATTTATAA
- the folD gene encoding bifunctional methylenetetrahydrofolate dehydrogenase/methenyltetrahydrofolate cyclohydrolase FolD — MSAKILDGKQIAKDYRQGLQDEVEALKEKGFTPKLSVILVGNDGASQSYVRSKKKAAEKIGMISEVIHLAEETSEEDVLKELERLNNDESVSGILVQVPLPKQVDEQKVLDAIDPDKDVDGFHPINIGRLYLDEAKLIPCTPLGVMELLKHADINLEGKNAVVIGRSHIVGQPVAKLLTQQNATVTVLHSRSQNIHDHLINADIIVSAVGRPGMVTKDDVKEGAVVIDVGNTPDENGKLKGDVDYDAVKEIAGAITPVPGGVGPMTITMVLNNTLIAEKMRRGLE, encoded by the coding sequence ATGAGCGCAAAAATATTAGATGGGAAACAAATTGCAAAAGATTATCGTCAAGGATTACAGGATGAAGTTGAAGCACTTAAAGAAAAAGGTTTCACGCCTAAACTTTCTGTTATCCTAGTTGGTAATGATGGTGCAAGCCAAAGCTATGTTCGATCTAAAAAGAAAGCCGCAGAAAAAATCGGGATGATTTCAGAAGTCATTCATTTAGCCGAAGAAACATCTGAAGAAGATGTTTTAAAAGAATTAGAACGTTTGAACAATGATGAATCTGTGAGCGGAATTCTTGTTCAAGTACCTCTTCCAAAACAAGTAGATGAACAAAAAGTATTAGATGCCATTGATCCAGATAAAGACGTTGATGGCTTCCACCCAATCAACATTGGTCGTTTATATCTAGACGAAGCAAAATTAATTCCATGTACACCACTTGGCGTTATGGAACTGTTAAAACATGCTGACATTAATCTAGAGGGTAAAAATGCTGTTGTGATTGGACGTAGCCACATTGTTGGACAACCTGTTGCAAAACTTCTTACACAACAAAATGCAACAGTAACTGTGTTACATTCACGTAGCCAAAACATCCACGATCACCTAATCAATGCAGATATCATTGTAAGTGCAGTAGGTCGTCCAGGTATGGTAACAAAAGATGACGTTAAAGAAGGCGCTGTTGTCATTGATGTCGGTAATACACCTGATGAAAATGGTAAATTAAAAGGCGATGTTGACTATGACGCAGTAAAAGAAATCGCAGGCGCTATTACACCAGTTCCAGGTGGCGTAGGTCCAATGACAATCACAATGGTACTTAACAACACACTCATCGCTGAAAAAATGCGTCGCGGCTTAGAATAA
- the purE gene encoding 5-(carboxyamino)imidazole ribonucleotide mutase has translation MKVAVIMGSSSDWDIMQEACDMLATFEIPYDKKVVSAHRTPHMMVEFATHARENGYSVIIAGAGGAAHLPGMVASMTTLPVIGVPIESKSLKGLDSLLSIVQMPGGIPVATTAIGKAGAKNAGILAARMLGMTDGQVQQKLEAYETSLVEKVEAMQDDLQ, from the coding sequence ATGAAAGTTGCTGTCATAATGGGAAGTTCTTCTGACTGGGACATTATGCAAGAAGCATGTGACATGTTAGCAACATTTGAAATTCCGTACGATAAGAAGGTAGTCTCTGCACATCGTACGCCACATATGATGGTTGAATTTGCAACACATGCACGTGAAAATGGCTATTCTGTCATCATCGCGGGTGCTGGTGGCGCTGCACATCTTCCAGGAATGGTTGCATCTATGACGACATTACCAGTTATAGGTGTACCTATTGAATCTAAAAGTTTGAAAGGACTTGACTCGTTACTATCAATTGTTCAAATGCCAGGCGGAATACCAGTCGCAACAACAGCAATTGGCAAAGCAGGAGCCAAAAATGCAGGTATTTTAGCAGCGCGTATGCTTGGTATGACTGATGGTCAGGTACAACAAAAACTTGAGGCTTATGAAACGTCATTAGTTGAGAAAGTTGAGGCGATGCAAGATGACCTTCAATAA
- the purK gene encoding 5-(carboxyamino)imidazole ribonucleotide synthase produces MTFNKLKIGQTIGIIGGGQLGKMMAQSAQRMGYRVVVLDPDETCPCQYVAHEFIHAAYDDMAALEQLGRTSDVITYEFENIDAHQLKHLTKSFNVPQGDQAITLLQDRLTEKETLLKAGVKIVPFKHVSHVNQLDEVVETIGYPFILKTRFGGYDGKGQILIHSENDLEYARELVKDQECVAEQFLTLNREVSITATVGQVQQIVYFPLQENEHRDQILFKTIVPSRIDETAKAREEVEKIVKAIHFVGTFTVEFFIDDTGELFVNEIAPRPHNSGHYSIEACDYSQFDTHILAVAGHELPKQITLLKPAVMMNLLGKDLDLLEQQFDTHPEWHLHIYGKETRKPARKMGHMTILTDDTTQTEQDMLALFEGREG; encoded by the coding sequence ATGACCTTCAATAAGTTAAAAATAGGTCAAACAATCGGTATTATTGGCGGTGGACAGCTCGGTAAAATGATGGCACAGTCTGCACAAAGAATGGGATATCGTGTCGTAGTACTAGATCCAGATGAAACATGTCCTTGCCAATACGTTGCGCATGAATTTATACATGCTGCTTATGATGATATGGCTGCATTAGAACAACTTGGCCGTACATCAGATGTCATCACATATGAATTTGAGAATATCGATGCACATCAACTTAAGCATTTGACAAAATCATTTAATGTGCCTCAAGGAGATCAAGCGATTACTTTATTACAAGATCGATTAACGGAGAAAGAAACACTTCTAAAAGCAGGCGTGAAAATTGTTCCATTTAAACATGTATCTCATGTGAATCAATTAGATGAGGTAGTCGAAACAATCGGATATCCGTTTATCTTAAAAACGCGTTTTGGTGGTTATGATGGAAAAGGACAAATTCTCATACATTCAGAAAACGATTTAGAGTATGCACGCGAGCTAGTAAAAGATCAAGAATGTGTGGCAGAACAATTTTTAACTTTAAATCGAGAAGTGTCGATTACAGCAACGGTGGGGCAAGTACAGCAAATTGTATACTTCCCGCTTCAAGAGAATGAACATCGGGACCAAATACTCTTTAAAACGATTGTGCCTTCACGTATAGATGAGACAGCAAAAGCGCGTGAAGAAGTAGAAAAAATCGTGAAAGCCATTCATTTTGTAGGTACATTTACTGTTGAATTTTTTATTGATGACACAGGAGAATTATTCGTTAATGAAATTGCACCGCGTCCACATAATTCCGGACATTATTCAATAGAAGCATGTGATTATTCACAATTTGATACACATATATTAGCGGTAGCAGGTCACGAATTACCAAAGCAAATTACATTGTTGAAACCTGCAGTGATGATGAATTTACTTGGTAAAGACCTCGACTTATTGGAACAGCAATTTGATACACACCCAGAATGGCATCTCCATATTTATGGAAAAGAAACGAGAAAACCTGCACGTAAAATGGGACATATGACGATACTCACAGATGATACAACCCAAACAGAGCAAGACATGTTGGCACTATTTGAAGGGAGAGAAGGCTAA
- the purC gene encoding phosphoribosylaminoimidazolesuccinocarboxamide synthase codes for MGLLYEGKAKRVYDTEEQNIVRIEYKDEVTAGNGAKKDKMAGKGRLNNQITAHIFEHLSDQGIESHFVRQLSETEQLVKTVDIIPLEVVVRNIAAGSITKRLGFEKGHQFDQPLVEFFYKNDDLNDPLITDDHVQLLHIATADEIQQLKDQALQVNKALVQLMDQMGLSLVDFKIEFGKDAEGTIFLADEISPDTCRIWDKETQENFDKDVYREDTGSIIDTYQAFLTKLEAL; via the coding sequence GTGGGTCTTTTATATGAAGGCAAGGCAAAACGTGTATACGACACAGAGGAACAAAATATTGTAAGAATTGAGTACAAAGATGAAGTGACGGCTGGTAATGGTGCAAAAAAAGATAAAATGGCTGGCAAAGGTCGATTGAACAATCAAATTACTGCACATATTTTTGAACATTTGAGTGATCAAGGTATTGAAAGTCACTTTGTACGCCAGCTATCAGAAACAGAACAACTCGTAAAAACAGTTGATATTATCCCCTTAGAAGTTGTTGTTCGTAACATTGCGGCAGGTTCTATCACAAAAAGACTTGGTTTTGAGAAAGGACATCAGTTTGATCAACCGCTTGTCGAATTCTTCTATAAAAATGATGATTTAAATGATCCACTGATTACGGATGATCATGTTCAACTTTTACACATTGCAACAGCAGATGAAATCCAACAACTGAAAGATCAAGCGTTACAAGTAAATAAAGCATTGGTTCAACTCATGGATCAAATGGGCTTATCCCTCGTAGATTTTAAAATCGAGTTTGGCAAAGATGCAGAAGGAACGATTTTTCTAGCAGATGAGATCTCACCAGACACTTGCCGCATCTGGGATAAAGAAACACAAGAAAACTTCGATAAAGATGTTTATCGCGAAGACACAGGATCAATTATTGACACGTATCAAGCATTCTTAACAAAACTGGAGGCATTATAA
- the purS gene encoding phosphoribosylformylglycinamidine synthase subunit PurS: MKTIELHITLQPQVLDTQGQALTRAVHDLGYEQVNDIRVGKVLYLTVDEASDEAVHNVVTTLSEKLFANTVIEEYSYHVLDEKENA; this comes from the coding sequence ATGAAAACAATTGAATTACACATCACATTACAACCACAAGTTTTAGATACACAAGGACAAGCGCTTACTCGTGCTGTACACGACTTAGGGTATGAACAAGTAAACGATATCCGTGTAGGTAAAGTACTTTATCTTACAGTGGATGAAGCATCTGATGAAGCAGTGCACAATGTTGTAACAACACTTAGTGAGAAGTTATTTGCGAATACAGTGATTGAAGAATACAGCTATCATGTTTTGGATGAAAAGGAGAATGCATAA
- the purQ gene encoding phosphoribosylformylglycinamidine synthase I, producing MKFAVLRFPGSNCDRDMYNAAIKAGVDAEYVDYREKSLDGFDGVLIPGGFSFGDYLRSGAVAAVAAVAPVIEEVKRLADEGKPVLGVCNGFQILTEIGLLPGALLHNDSHLFVSRNEPLTIVNNQTPFTTLYEEDETVIYPVAHGEGHYYCTEDIYKELVDNNQIILKYQDNPNGSHDDIAGIINKQGNVCGMMPHPERALEQILGTDNGVKLFESMVKSWREQNA from the coding sequence ATGAAATTTGCCGTCCTCAGATTCCCAGGATCAAACTGCGATAGAGATATGTATAATGCAGCGATCAAAGCGGGAGTAGATGCAGAATATGTTGATTATCGAGAAAAGTCATTAGATGGATTTGATGGTGTTTTGATTCCGGGTGGTTTTTCATTCGGTGACTATTTAAGATCAGGTGCTGTTGCAGCTGTTGCAGCTGTTGCACCAGTTATTGAAGAAGTGAAACGTTTGGCAGATGAAGGAAAACCTGTGCTTGGTGTTTGTAATGGATTTCAAATTTTAACAGAAATTGGTTTATTGCCAGGTGCATTATTACACAACGATTCTCATTTATTCGTAAGCCGTAATGAACCACTTACAATTGTAAATAATCAAACACCATTTACAACACTTTACGAAGAAGATGAGACTGTCATTTATCCAGTTGCACATGGTGAAGGCCATTACTATTGTACAGAGGATATTTATAAAGAATTGGTCGATAATAATCAAATTATTTTGAAATATCAGGACAATCCAAATGGGTCACATGATGATATTGCAGGAATTATAAATAAACAAGGTAATGTATGTGGTATGATGCCACACCCAGAACGTGCACTAGAACAAATTTTAGGAACAGACAATGGTGTGAAATTATTTGAATCTATGGTGAAAAGCTGGAGGGAACAAAATGCCTAA
- the purL gene encoding phosphoribosylformylglycinamidine synthase subunit PurL, whose product MPKFLEPTADDIKSEKIYRDMGLSDAEFEKVEEILGREPNYTETGIFSVMWSEHCSYKHSKPFLKQFPTTGEHVLMGPGEGAGVVDIGDNQAVVFKVESHNHPSAIEPYQGAATGVGGIIRDIVSIGARPINLLNSLRFGELTEKTNRRLLRGVVAGIGGYGNCIGIPTTAGEIEFDDRYDGNPLVNAMCVGVIDHDMIQKGLAQGAGNSVIYVGLKTGRDGIHGATFASEELTEESESKRPSVQIGDPFVGKKLMEATLEAITYPELVGIQDMGAAGLTSSSSEMAAKGGSGIHLQLEKVPVRETGISPYEMMLSETQERMLLVVKKGTEQKFLDLFDKHELDSAVIGEVTDTDRFVLTYEGEVFADIPVKPLDHEAPVYVLEGEPLKHDKPANDYSDINVEDVFDRLLTHPTIASKQYLYRQYDQQVGANTIVKPGLQASVVRVEGTNKAVASTIDGEARYVFNNPYEGGKMVVAEAYRNLIAVGAKPLAMTDCLNYGSPEKKHIYQQLIDSTRGMAEACDVLETPVVSGNVSLYNETRTSSIFPTPVVGMVGLVEDIDYLRDFTPSAGDKLYVVGETTDSFGGSQIEKLLYGDVNHETETVDLTEEATKGEAIREAIRAGVLSHVQTVGKGGLLITLARMSAFYKLGLEANVDLSNAQLFSETQGRYIVAVKAGQSLNIDNAVEIGTFTNTDDFKVTAQNITIQRRTSELKEAWEGAIEACMTSVD is encoded by the coding sequence ATGCCTAAATTTTTAGAACCAACTGCAGACGACATTAAATCAGAAAAAATTTATCGTGATATGGGATTAAGTGATGCGGAGTTTGAAAAAGTAGAAGAAATTTTAGGGAGAGAACCGAATTATACAGAAACAGGTATTTTTTCTGTAATGTGGAGTGAACATTGTTCTTACAAGCATTCAAAACCATTTTTAAAGCAATTTCCAACAACAGGTGAACATGTCTTAATGGGACCTGGTGAAGGTGCTGGGGTTGTTGATATTGGCGACAATCAAGCAGTCGTATTTAAAGTTGAGTCACACAACCATCCTTCAGCGATTGAACCGTACCAAGGTGCAGCGACAGGTGTAGGAGGTATTATCCGTGACATCGTATCGATTGGTGCACGTCCGATTAATTTATTGAATAGTTTGCGTTTTGGTGAACTGACTGAGAAAACGAATCGCCGTTTATTACGTGGAGTTGTGGCTGGTATTGGTGGTTATGGGAACTGTATCGGTATTCCTACAACTGCCGGTGAAATTGAATTTGATGACCGCTATGATGGAAATCCACTTGTTAACGCGATGTGTGTCGGTGTCATTGATCATGACATGATTCAAAAAGGACTTGCGCAAGGCGCTGGTAACTCAGTGATTTATGTTGGTTTAAAAACAGGGCGTGACGGTATTCACGGTGCGACATTTGCATCAGAAGAGCTGACTGAAGAAAGTGAAAGTAAGCGACCTTCAGTACAAATTGGGGATCCATTTGTTGGTAAAAAATTGATGGAAGCAACACTTGAGGCCATCACATATCCAGAACTTGTTGGTATTCAAGATATGGGGGCAGCTGGTTTAACGTCATCATCATCTGAAATGGCAGCAAAAGGTGGTAGTGGCATTCATTTACAATTAGAAAAAGTACCAGTTCGAGAAACAGGTATCTCACCTTATGAAATGATGCTTTCTGAAACACAAGAGCGTATGTTATTAGTTGTTAAGAAAGGCACAGAACAAAAGTTTTTAGATTTATTTGATAAGCATGAATTGGATAGTGCGGTTATTGGAGAAGTAACAGATACAGATCGCTTTGTATTAACTTATGAAGGTGAAGTGTTTGCAGATATTCCTGTAAAACCGTTAGACCATGAGGCACCTGTTTACGTGCTTGAAGGAGAGCCGTTAAAGCATGATAAGCCTGCTAATGATTACAGTGATATTAATGTTGAGGATGTCTTTGATCGCTTATTAACACATCCAACAATTGCTTCAAAACAATATTTATATCGTCAATATGATCAACAAGTCGGTGCCAATACGATTGTAAAACCGGGTCTACAAGCTTCCGTTGTTCGTGTAGAGGGTACTAATAAAGCTGTTGCTTCTACGATTGATGGGGAGGCACGTTATGTATTCAACAATCCATATGAAGGCGGCAAAATGGTTGTTGCTGAAGCTTATCGCAACTTGATTGCAGTTGGGGCGAAACCTTTAGCGATGACGGACTGCTTGAACTATGGTTCACCTGAAAAGAAACATATCTATCAACAACTGATTGATTCAACACGTGGTATGGCAGAAGCGTGTGATGTGCTTGAGACACCAGTTGTTTCAGGTAACGTGTCACTTTATAACGAAACACGTACATCATCTATCTTCCCAACACCTGTTGTCGGAATGGTCGGTTTAGTTGAAGATATTGATTACCTTCGTGATTTTACACCATCAGCTGGTGACAAGTTATATGTGGTAGGCGAAACAACAGATAGTTTTGGTGGGAGTCAAATTGAAAAATTATTATACGGTGATGTAAACCATGAAACTGAAACGGTCGACTTAACAGAAGAAGCGACAAAAGGTGAGGCAATTCGTGAAGCGATACGAGCGGGTGTCCTTTCACATGTACAAACAGTCGGAAAAGGCGGTTTACTCATCACATTGGCACGTATGAGTGCATTTTATAAGTTAGGGCTTGAAGCAAATGTGGACTTAAGTAATGCACAACTCTTTAGCGAAACACAAGGTCGTTATATTGTAGCTGTAAAAGCAGGACAATCTTTGAATATTGACAATGCAGTTGAAATCGGGACTTTCACAAATACTGATGACTTTAAAGTAACAGCACAAAATATTACTATTCAACGTCGTACATCTGAATTGAAAGAAGCATGGGAAGGGGCTATTGAAGCATGTATGACATCCGTGGATTAA